The following are from one region of the Polyangiaceae bacterium genome:
- a CDS encoding long-chain fatty acid--CoA ligase, translating to MSHHLAELLDARAQSDAVALRSKRDGRWCTTSWREWAEASRGLAAALIDCGVEHGDRVALMASTREEWLIADFGILAAGAVTVPVYPTSTAEQLGFILENSGARVVFVEDAAHLEALRAAAPTNVTLAVVISDVPSLEPAGPIAVRSYRDFLASGLAQPDERVRERQARIRPEDLATIVYTSGTSGPPRGARLTHQSLLHEVRALSEAVELGPGDEQLLFLPLAHIFARVVALTAVAVGLRTAIADAMHRMMESFAEVRPTFFASVPRLYEKVFAVANESVSAEGRVKERLWRWAVSIGLQASRARQRGEEPSGLLAARLRYAEKIALAKVRSGFGGRLRFAVSGGAPLSPELAEWFHAVGILVLEGYGLTEICGASHVNRAGRYRFGTVGLPVEGVEARVGADGEVLLRGPTLMRGYHGQPEATAEVLDADGWLHTGDIGSIDADGFLTIIDRKKDVIVTAGGSNVAPQNIERLLAASPWVSQAVVVGDRQRYLVALLTLNAAAAERWAREQKRSDALADLAHDPELRALIQLDVDDVNRRLSRFERIKRFAVLERELSVGAGELTETLKPRRDKIRERYAGVIGELYE from the coding sequence GTGTCCCATCACCTCGCGGAGCTGCTCGACGCCCGAGCCCAGAGTGACGCCGTCGCGCTGCGGAGCAAGCGCGACGGCCGCTGGTGCACCACCTCGTGGCGGGAGTGGGCCGAGGCCAGCCGCGGCCTCGCGGCCGCCCTGATCGACTGCGGCGTGGAGCACGGGGATCGCGTGGCGCTGATGGCGTCCACGCGTGAAGAGTGGCTGATCGCGGACTTCGGCATCCTGGCCGCGGGCGCCGTGACGGTCCCGGTGTACCCCACGTCCACGGCGGAACAGCTCGGCTTCATCCTCGAGAACAGCGGCGCTCGCGTGGTGTTCGTCGAGGACGCCGCCCACCTCGAGGCGCTGCGCGCGGCTGCACCGACGAACGTCACCCTCGCCGTCGTGATCTCCGACGTGCCCAGCCTCGAGCCCGCGGGTCCCATCGCCGTGCGCTCCTATCGCGACTTCCTCGCGAGCGGTCTGGCCCAGCCCGACGAGCGCGTGCGCGAGCGCCAAGCGCGCATCCGCCCGGAAGATCTGGCCACCATCGTGTACACCTCCGGCACCAGCGGCCCGCCCCGCGGCGCGCGGCTCACGCACCAGAGCTTGCTCCACGAGGTGCGCGCCCTGTCCGAGGCCGTGGAGCTCGGCCCCGGGGACGAGCAGCTCTTGTTCCTGCCGCTGGCGCACATCTTCGCTCGCGTGGTGGCGCTCACGGCGGTGGCCGTGGGCCTGCGGACGGCCATTGCCGACGCCATGCACCGGATGATGGAAAGCTTCGCCGAGGTGCGGCCGACGTTCTTCGCCAGCGTGCCGCGCTTGTACGAGAAAGTGTTCGCCGTCGCCAACGAGAGCGTTTCCGCGGAGGGCCGCGTGAAAGAGCGGCTCTGGCGTTGGGCCGTGAGCATTGGCCTGCAAGCCTCGCGCGCGCGCCAGCGCGGCGAAGAGCCCTCGGGCCTGCTCGCCGCCCGGCTCCGCTACGCCGAAAAGATCGCCCTCGCCAAGGTGCGCTCCGGTTTTGGCGGGCGGCTGCGCTTCGCCGTGAGCGGCGGCGCGCCGCTCTCTCCGGAGCTCGCCGAGTGGTTCCACGCCGTGGGCATATTGGTGCTCGAGGGCTACGGCCTCACGGAGATTTGCGGCGCGTCCCACGTGAACCGCGCGGGGCGCTATCGCTTCGGCACCGTGGGCCTCCCAGTAGAAGGCGTCGAGGCGCGCGTCGGTGCGGACGGCGAGGTACTGCTCCGCGGCCCTACCCTCATGCGCGGCTACCACGGGCAGCCGGAGGCCACGGCGGAGGTCCTGGACGCCGACGGCTGGCTGCACACGGGCGACATTGGCAGCATCGACGCGGACGGCTTCCTCACCATCATCGACCGCAAGAAGGACGTGATCGTCACGGCCGGTGGGAGCAACGTCGCGCCGCAGAACATCGAGCGCTTGCTCGCCGCGTCGCCCTGGGTCTCCCAGGCGGTGGTGGTCGGCGATCGCCAGCGCTATCTGGTGGCCCTGCTCACGCTGAACGCCGCGGCAGCCGAACGCTGGGCCCGCGAGCAGAAGCGCAGCGACGCCCTCGCGGATCTGGCGCACGATCCGGAGCTCCGCGCATTGATCCAGCTGGACGTCGACGACGTGAACCGTCGCCTCTCCCGCTTCGAGCGCATCAAGCGCTTCGCCGTCCTCGAGCGCGAGCTCAGCGTGGGCGCGGGCGAGCTCACGGAGACGCTGAAGCCTCGCCGCGACAAGATCCGGGAGCGCTACGCCGGGGTCATCGGCGAGCTCTACGAGTGA
- a CDS encoding DUF2085 domain-containing protein: MTLSPRAATWAARVARGFFILLGISPFLPRLVGGLPVLGAVSHAFEAWFTFQCNRDPARTQHFLGELLPVCTRCLGIYLGLGLGAAILRPRLSVWPLRVWVGLGAVFMLLDVATELLDMRPAWAPLRLATGLFLAYPVGSAVVWALRDSANPDA, from the coding sequence ATGACGCTGTCGCCGCGGGCCGCCACCTGGGCCGCACGCGTGGCCCGGGGCTTCTTCATTCTGCTCGGCATCTCGCCGTTCTTGCCGCGGCTGGTGGGCGGATTGCCGGTGCTGGGCGCCGTCAGTCACGCCTTCGAGGCGTGGTTCACGTTTCAGTGCAATCGCGATCCGGCGCGCACGCAGCACTTCCTCGGCGAGCTCTTGCCGGTGTGCACGCGCTGTCTCGGCATCTACTTGGGGCTGGGGCTGGGCGCGGCCATCTTGCGCCCGCGGCTCTCGGTGTGGCCGCTTCGCGTGTGGGTGGGGCTGGGCGCGGTGTTCATGCTGCTGGACGTGGCGACGGAGCTCTTGGACATGCGGCCCGCGTGGGCGCCGCTGCGCTTGGCGACGGGACTGTTCCTCGCCTACCCGGTGGGCAGCGCCGTGGTGTGGGCGCTCCGGGACTCCGCCAATCCTGACGCATGA
- a CDS encoding uracil-DNA glycosylase: MPSAGWASTAGTEVLSDREELLELTRALRAHVEWQAATGAFGLPVAEPGRREEPPPRVEPPPARQPAPRAEPVAREEPREPAEAPALGAEEVRARLTVLSQTVAGCSACRLHETRTQTVFARGNGSSGLCFVGEGPGADEDAQGIPFVGPAGQLLDRMIGAMGFERDDVYVANIVKCRPPKNRKPQPDEMDACRGYLEEQLELLRPSVIVALGATAVQGLLGTSEGITRLRGRWKLYKGIAVMPTFHPAYLLRTPSAKREVWNDLQAVLRQMGRPIPSSGK; this comes from the coding sequence ATGCCGAGCGCTGGCTGGGCGAGCACGGCGGGCACTGAGGTCTTGTCGGACCGCGAAGAGCTCCTCGAGCTGACGCGGGCGCTTCGGGCGCACGTGGAGTGGCAAGCTGCGACCGGCGCCTTTGGGCTGCCGGTCGCGGAGCCCGGCCGGCGTGAAGAGCCGCCGCCGCGCGTCGAGCCGCCGCCGGCACGACAGCCCGCGCCGCGCGCGGAGCCGGTGGCGCGGGAGGAGCCGCGAGAGCCAGCGGAGGCCCCGGCGTTGGGCGCGGAAGAGGTGCGCGCGCGGCTCACGGTGCTCTCACAAACGGTCGCGGGCTGCAGCGCGTGCCGCCTCCACGAGACGCGGACGCAAACCGTGTTTGCTCGGGGCAACGGCAGCTCCGGGCTGTGCTTCGTGGGGGAGGGGCCGGGAGCCGACGAGGACGCCCAGGGCATTCCCTTCGTGGGGCCGGCGGGGCAGCTGCTCGACCGCATGATCGGCGCGATGGGCTTCGAGCGCGATGACGTGTACGTCGCCAACATCGTGAAGTGTCGGCCGCCCAAGAACCGCAAGCCGCAGCCCGACGAAATGGACGCTTGCCGCGGTTACCTGGAAGAGCAGCTCGAGCTGCTACGCCCGAGCGTGATCGTGGCGCTGGGCGCCACGGCGGTGCAGGGCCTGTTGGGCACTTCGGAAGGCATCACGCGGCTACGGGGTCGCTGGAAGCTGTACAAGGGCATTGCCGTGATGCCCACGTTTCACCCCGCGTACCTACTCCGCACACCTTCCGCCAAGCGGGAGGTCTGGAACGACTTGCAGGCGGTGCTCCGGCAAATGGGGCGACCGATCCCGTCGTCCGGAAAATGA
- the trxB gene encoding thioredoxin-disulfide reductase, with protein sequence MSEPKLHNVIIIGSGPAGLTAAIYAARANLAPLCVEGFNAGGLIPGGQLMFTTDVENYPGFPTGVTGQDMMAKFREQAERQGTELITADVQKVDLSERPFKVWVGEDENELHLAKTVIISTGARANYLGLPSEEKLKNKGVSACAVCDGALFRNQDVVVVGGGDTAMEESNYLAGLCSSVTLIHRRDEFRASQVMQERVLANPKIKVLKSHVVEEVLDVSQDRVTGVRVKDLKSGDIRTLNAGALFVAIGHTPMTELFKGQLETHPNGYLKVEPGSTRTSVPGVFAAGDVADWVYRQAVTAAGTGCMAALDAERWLGEHGGH encoded by the coding sequence ATGAGCGAACCGAAACTCCACAACGTCATCATCATCGGGTCCGGTCCTGCGGGGCTCACGGCCGCCATCTACGCCGCGCGGGCCAACCTCGCGCCCTTGTGCGTGGAGGGCTTCAATGCCGGCGGGTTGATCCCGGGCGGGCAGCTGATGTTCACGACGGACGTCGAGAACTACCCGGGCTTCCCCACCGGCGTGACGGGTCAGGACATGATGGCGAAGTTCCGCGAGCAGGCGGAGCGCCAGGGCACGGAGCTCATCACCGCCGACGTGCAGAAGGTGGATTTGTCGGAGCGTCCCTTCAAGGTGTGGGTGGGCGAGGACGAGAACGAGCTGCACCTGGCCAAGACGGTGATCATCTCCACCGGCGCGCGAGCCAACTACCTGGGGCTGCCCAGTGAAGAGAAGCTCAAGAACAAAGGCGTCAGCGCCTGCGCCGTGTGCGATGGCGCGCTGTTCCGCAACCAGGACGTGGTGGTCGTCGGTGGCGGCGACACGGCGATGGAAGAGTCGAACTACCTCGCCGGGCTGTGCAGCTCCGTGACGCTGATCCACCGGCGCGACGAGTTCCGCGCGTCGCAGGTGATGCAGGAGCGTGTGCTCGCGAACCCGAAGATCAAGGTGCTGAAGAGCCACGTGGTGGAGGAAGTGCTGGACGTATCCCAGGACAGGGTCACCGGTGTGCGGGTGAAAGACCTGAAATCCGGGGACATTCGCACGCTGAACGCGGGCGCCCTGTTCGTGGCCATCGGCCACACGCCCATGACGGAGCTGTTCAAGGGGCAGCTCGAGACGCACCCCAACGGCTACCTCAAGGTGGAGCCGGGCAGCACGCGCACCAGCGTGCCGGGGGTGTTCGCTGCGGGGGACGTGGCGGATTGGGTCTATCGCCAAGCCGTCACGGCGGCGGGCACCGGCTGCATGGCGGCGCTCGATGCCGAGCGCTGGCTGGGCGAGCACGGCGGGCACTGA